In the genome of Streptomyces collinus, one region contains:
- a CDS encoding TetR/AcrR family transcriptional regulator, with amino-acid sequence MARPRSFDPDHVLHAAERQFRTSGYNGTSVDDISAATGLGRGSLYAAFDGKHGVLLQAMAGYFARLGEGPRKALAGPDEGALERLHAYLLRAVHGVPLAADVPPAPDRAAAACFAAKMALEIGASDSEVQRLASDCFSVVRTAVAECVRAAQRNGDIDPDADPDDLAYLLLTIVRGTDVVGAYGHSPARLTSIAESAFALLPRPRHR; translated from the coding sequence ATGGCGAGACCGCGAAGCTTCGACCCCGACCACGTCCTCCACGCCGCCGAGCGGCAGTTCCGCACCTCGGGCTACAACGGCACGAGCGTCGACGACATCAGCGCCGCCACCGGCCTGGGGCGCGGCAGCCTCTACGCCGCGTTCGACGGCAAGCACGGCGTGCTGCTGCAGGCGATGGCCGGCTACTTCGCCCGGCTGGGGGAGGGTCCGCGGAAGGCGCTCGCCGGACCGGACGAGGGCGCCCTGGAACGACTGCACGCGTACTTGCTCCGCGCCGTCCACGGGGTGCCACTCGCCGCCGACGTACCCCCCGCCCCTGACCGGGCGGCAGCGGCCTGCTTCGCCGCCAAGATGGCCCTGGAGATCGGCGCCTCCGACTCCGAGGTGCAACGCCTGGCCAGCGACTGCTTCTCCGTAGTCCGCACGGCGGTGGCCGAGTGTGTGCGAGCGGCGCAGCGCAACGGCGACATCGACCCCGACGCGGATCCCGACGACCTTGCGTACCTTCTGCTGACCATCGTCCGCGGGACCGATGTGGTAGGCGCGTACGGCCACAGTCCCGCCCGCCTGACCTCGATCGCGGAGAGCGCGTTCGCCTTGCTGCCCCGCCCGCGCCACCGCTGA